A stretch of Telopea speciosissima isolate NSW1024214 ecotype Mountain lineage chromosome 11, Tspe_v1, whole genome shotgun sequence DNA encodes these proteins:
- the LOC122644642 gene encoding ARS-binding protein 1-like isoform X2, whose translation MAIINPKIASSTMDVAVRIALCKKKADEPNLTQSDLLKWLQDVYNIKVTQSTISNTLKKSRELLDKDIGRPCPTMDYRIRIALCKKKAEEPNLTQHDLLKWLHEVYNIKVTQDAKAFEFSNGWLQSFKKRHGIKLFRKHKERGSVDMVQLETELPRIREVLDQYKWDDIYNMDQTGLFYRMQADSFLATKQLEGRKAIKERITVVPCCNGDGSARLPLWVIGKFSSPHCLNNVNLENLGCIYRANTKASMTVALFIEWLKWFDSRMHGRNVLLILDTSSTLVPLRDIPQLENTQVFYLPANTTSKIQPLDVGIIKSLKACYRRRFNQKLLRALEIGVDLTTVRPINILEGIGMLVEAWEKDVKHSILVNCFHYCKIKSMSLQVDVTEEMLEDAEVMSELMEQIHQLPYSSPMDIKDFINYPRESDVAYFPTELEIVQAIGSHNGEIESQKAPSSEDQEDDSEELPELKPSEVTNMLSLCEGFFLQQMENQQQNIKMIRELIFNVQHRK comes from the exons ATGGCAATCATCAACCCAAAAATTGCATCATCAACTATGGATGTTGCAGTTCGGATTGCCTTGTGCAAGAAGAAGGCTGATGAACCAAATCTTACTCAATCCGATCTTCTGAAATGGCTTCAAGACGTTTACAATATAAAGGTGACCCAAAGTACAATTTCCAATACTCTTAAAAAATCAAGGGAGCTTTTAGACAAAGACATTGGTCGTCCATGTCCAACTATGGATTACAGGATTCGAATTGCCTTATGCAAGAAGAAAGCTGAAGAACCGAATCTTACCCAACATGATCTTCTTAAGTGGCTCCATGAAGTGTACAATATCAAGGTCACCCAAG ATGCTAAGgcttttgaattttctaatgGATGGCTTCAAAGCTTCAAGAAACGTCACGGGATTAAATTGTTTCGGAAGCACAAGGAAAGAGGATCTGTTGATATGGTGCAACTTGAAACAGAGCTTCCTCGTATCCGTGAAGTGCTTGATCAGTACAAATGGGATGACATTTATAATATGGATCAGACTGGATTGTTTTACCGGATGCAG GCAGACAGTTTTTTAGCCACTAAACAACTTGAGGGCAGAAAAGCAATCAAGGAACGTATCACAGTTGTCCCATGCTGCAATGGCGATGGTTCCGCTAGGTTGCCTTTGTGGGTGATTGGGAAGTTTTCAAGTCCACACTGTTTAAATAATGTAAATCTTGAGAATCTTGGGTGTATATATCGTGCAAATACCAAGGCATCAATGACAGTTGCCCTATTTATTGAGTGGCTGAAATGGTTTGACAGTCGAATGCATGGAAGAAATGTTCTCCTCATTTTGGACACAAGTAGTACTCTTGTACCCTTAAGAGACATTCCACAACTAGAGAACACTCAAGTTTTCTACCTTCCAGCTAACACCACTTCAAAAATTCAGCCTCTAGATGTTGGGATTATCAAGAGCTTGAAAGCTTGCTATCGAAGGCGTTTCAACCAAAAACTTCTTCGTGCTTTGGAAATTGGTGTGGACCTTACGACTGTTCGTCCAATCAATATTCTTGAAGGTATTGGGATGTTAGTTGAAGCATGGGAGAAAGATGTCAAGCATTCAATACTAGTAAATTGTTTTCATTACTGCAAAATTAAGTCCATGTCTCTTCAAGTGGATGTAACTGAAGAAATGTTAGAAGATGCAGAAGTAATGTCTGAACTAATGGAGCAAATCCATCAACTACCTTACTCTAGCCCCATGGATATCAAGGATTTTATTAATTATCCAAGGGAGAGTGATGTAGCATATTTTCCAACAGAGCTCGAAATAGTTCAGGCAATTGGGTCACATAATGGGGAGATTGAAAGCCAAAAGGCTCCCAGCTCCGAGGACCAAGAAGATGATAGTGAAGAGCTTCCCGAGCTAAAGCCAAGTGAAGTAACTAACATGCTTAGTCTTTGTGAGGGATTCTTTTTGCAGCAAATGGAAAACCAACAGCAAAATATTAAAATGATTCGGGAGTTGATATTTAATGTACAGCATCGCAAATAA
- the LOC122645152 gene encoding polyvinylalcohol dehydrogenase-like, with product MALNVLWAIFFLLTFTTSAANSNWLNHGGDIYNRRYAKEETEISPRTVSKLQLKWKFYAGKDITATPAVYDETLYFPSWNGHIYAVKADDGSLVWEKNLEELTGLRGTGMIYGVNVTVSRSTPTVAGDILIFGIYGPAVVIAVERETGNLVWLNRLDSHNASLVTMSGTAYNGAFYVGTSSAEETVSADKCCTFRGRMAKLDISTGKILWQTFTLPDNNGQQGGYAGAAIWGSSPSIDTSRGLVYVGTGNLYSAPSYVLDCQKNSTSSDQVNTASYGDECIEPDNHENSILAFDINEGNIKWFRQLGGYDLWYSACSSNANTPNCTPGSNPDADFGEAPMILSIVVNETKHDIVTAVQKSGIAWALDRDTGDIIWSTVAGPGGIMGGGISGAATDGLRVYTNIANSKHRNFTLSPLNKTTTAGGWVAMEANTGEVLWSTANPSNATANGPVTVANGVLFAGSTTQKGNIYALSAEKGKILWSYETGATVYGGILVSNGCIYVGNGFNVTLAAILLNSTPGTSLFAFCLD from the exons ATGGCGCTTAATGTTCTCTGGGCAatatttttccttctcacttTTACAACCAGTGCAGCTAATTCAAAT TGGTTGAACCATGGAGGAGATATATATAACAGAAGATATGCAAAGGAAGAAACAGAGATAAGTCCAAGAACAGTTTCAAAATTGCAGTTGAAATGGAAATTCTATGCAGGGAAAGATATTACGGCGACACCGGCGGTTTACGACGAAACCCTTTATTTTCCTAGTTGGAATGGACATATTTATGCTGTGAAGGCTGATGATGGGTCTTTGGTGTGGGAGAAGAACTTAGAAGAACTTACTGGATTAAGAGGAACAGGAATGATTTATGGAGTTAATGTGACTGTTTCAAGATCTACACCAACTGTTGCTGGAGACATTCTTATATTTGGAATTTATGGTCCTGCTGTTGTGATTGCAGTGGAAAGAGAAACTGGGAATCTTGTTTGGTTGAATAGGCTGGACAGCCATAATGCTTCTCTTGTTACCATGTCTGGAACTGCCTACAATGG GGCTTTTTATGTGGGAACTTCATCAGCAGAGGAAACTGTAAGTGCAGACAAATGTTGCACTTTCCGTGGTAGAATGGCCAAACTAGATATCTCAACTGGAAAAATATTATGGCAAACCTTTACTCTTCCAGATAACAATGGTCAACAAGGAGGATATGCAGGTGCAGCTATTTGGGGAAGTAGTCCCTCCATTGATACTTCTCGTGGTCTTGTTTATGTTGGAACTGGAAATCTCTACTCTGCTCCTTCTTATGTTCTTGATTGCCAGAAGAATTCCACTAGTAGTGATCAGGTCAACACAGCTTCTTATGGTGATGAATGCATTGAACCAGACAATCATGAAAATTCAATCTTGGCTTTTGATATCAATGAAGGAAACATCAAATGGTTTCGACAGTTAGGTGGATATGATTTATGGTACTCTGCTTGCAGTAGTAATGCTAATACTCCTAATTGCACTCCTGGTTCTAACCCTGATGCTGATTTTGGTGAAGCACCCATGATTCTTAGTATAGTTGTTAATGAAACCAAGCATGATATTGTGACTGCAGTACAAAAAAGTGGAATTGCTTGGGCATTGGACCGTGATACCGGTGACATTATCTGGTCTACG GTAGCTGGCCCTGGTGGTATCATGGGAGGAGGGATCTCAGGAGCTGCAACAGATGGTTTGAGAGTCTACACAAATATTGCTAACAGCAAACATAGGAACTTCACCCTTTCACCATTAAATAAAACAACAACAGCAGGTGGATGGGTGGCTATGGAAGCAAACACAGGAGAAGTACTTTGGTCAACAGCAAACCCAAGCAATGCCACAGCTAATGGTCCAGTAACTGTCGCTAATGGTGTCTTATTTGCTGGCTCAACAACTCAAAAAGGGAACATATATGCATTAAGTGCAGAGAAAGGGAAGATATTGTGGTCTTATGAGACAGGTGCAACAGTATATGGTGGCATTTTGGTAAGCAATGGTTGCATATACGTTGGGAATGGATTTAATGTAACACTTGCAGCAATTTTACTGAACTCTACTCCTGGAACTTCCCTCTTTGCCTTTTGCCTTGATTAA
- the LOC122644642 gene encoding ARS-binding protein 1-like isoform X1, whose amino-acid sequence MAIINPKIASSTMDVAVRIALCKKKADEPNLTQSDLLKWLQDVYNIKVTQSTISNTLKKSRELLDKDIGRPCPTMDYRIRIALCKKKAEEPNLTQHDLLKWLHEVYNIKVTQGTISNTLKRSKELLEQENHPPNLNVKRQKAVKYPMMEQALYEWFVSYENEVDLNGELIKQKAKDFLFKFYPDAKAFEFSNGWLQSFKKRHGIKLFRKHKERGSVDMVQLETELPRIREVLDQYKWDDIYNMDQTGLFYRMQADSFLATKQLEGRKAIKERITVVPCCNGDGSARLPLWVIGKFSSPHCLNNVNLENLGCIYRANTKASMTVALFIEWLKWFDSRMHGRNVLLILDTSSTLVPLRDIPQLENTQVFYLPANTTSKIQPLDVGIIKSLKACYRRRFNQKLLRALEIGVDLTTVRPINILEGIGMLVEAWEKDVKHSILVNCFHYCKIKSMSLQVDVTEEMLEDAEVMSELMEQIHQLPYSSPMDIKDFINYPRESDVAYFPTELEIVQAIGSHNGEIESQKAPSSEDQEDDSEELPELKPSEVTNMLSLCEGFFLQQMENQQQNIKMIRELIFNVQHRK is encoded by the exons ATGGCAATCATCAACCCAAAAATTGCATCATCAACTATGGATGTTGCAGTTCGGATTGCCTTGTGCAAGAAGAAGGCTGATGAACCAAATCTTACTCAATCCGATCTTCTGAAATGGCTTCAAGACGTTTACAATATAAAGGTGACCCAAAGTACAATTTCCAATACTCTTAAAAAATCAAGGGAGCTTTTAGACAAAGACATTGGTCGTCCATGTCCAACTATGGATTACAGGATTCGAATTGCCTTATGCAAGAAGAAAGCTGAAGAACCGAATCTTACCCAACATGATCTTCTTAAGTGGCTCCATGAAGTGTACAATATCAAGGTCACCCAAGGTACAATTTCTAATACTCTTAAGAGGTCAAAAGAGCTTTTAGAGCAAGAAAATCATCCCCCAAACCTTAATGTTAAACGTCAGAAAGCTGTAAAGTATCCAATGATGGAGCAAGCACTTTATGAATGGTTTGTTTCTTATGAGAATGAAGTTGACTTAAATGGAGAATTGATAAAACAGAAAGCAAAGGATTTCTTATTTAAGTTTTATCCAGATGCTAAGgcttttgaattttctaatgGATGGCTTCAAAGCTTCAAGAAACGTCACGGGATTAAATTGTTTCGGAAGCACAAGGAAAGAGGATCTGTTGATATGGTGCAACTTGAAACAGAGCTTCCTCGTATCCGTGAAGTGCTTGATCAGTACAAATGGGATGACATTTATAATATGGATCAGACTGGATTGTTTTACCGGATGCAG GCAGACAGTTTTTTAGCCACTAAACAACTTGAGGGCAGAAAAGCAATCAAGGAACGTATCACAGTTGTCCCATGCTGCAATGGCGATGGTTCCGCTAGGTTGCCTTTGTGGGTGATTGGGAAGTTTTCAAGTCCACACTGTTTAAATAATGTAAATCTTGAGAATCTTGGGTGTATATATCGTGCAAATACCAAGGCATCAATGACAGTTGCCCTATTTATTGAGTGGCTGAAATGGTTTGACAGTCGAATGCATGGAAGAAATGTTCTCCTCATTTTGGACACAAGTAGTACTCTTGTACCCTTAAGAGACATTCCACAACTAGAGAACACTCAAGTTTTCTACCTTCCAGCTAACACCACTTCAAAAATTCAGCCTCTAGATGTTGGGATTATCAAGAGCTTGAAAGCTTGCTATCGAAGGCGTTTCAACCAAAAACTTCTTCGTGCTTTGGAAATTGGTGTGGACCTTACGACTGTTCGTCCAATCAATATTCTTGAAGGTATTGGGATGTTAGTTGAAGCATGGGAGAAAGATGTCAAGCATTCAATACTAGTAAATTGTTTTCATTACTGCAAAATTAAGTCCATGTCTCTTCAAGTGGATGTAACTGAAGAAATGTTAGAAGATGCAGAAGTAATGTCTGAACTAATGGAGCAAATCCATCAACTACCTTACTCTAGCCCCATGGATATCAAGGATTTTATTAATTATCCAAGGGAGAGTGATGTAGCATATTTTCCAACAGAGCTCGAAATAGTTCAGGCAATTGGGTCACATAATGGGGAGATTGAAAGCCAAAAGGCTCCCAGCTCCGAGGACCAAGAAGATGATAGTGAAGAGCTTCCCGAGCTAAAGCCAAGTGAAGTAACTAACATGCTTAGTCTTTGTGAGGGATTCTTTTTGCAGCAAATGGAAAACCAACAGCAAAATATTAAAATGATTCGGGAGTTGATATTTAATGTACAGCATCGCAAATAA